The Streptomyces sp. NBC_00224 genome has a window encoding:
- a CDS encoding SDR family NAD(P)-dependent oxidoreductase, producing MSSALLDGRVALVTGASRGIGAAVARALGAHGAAVAVNYLRSADAAAGVVADIEKSGGRAVAVAGDMSDLEQVRAVVAASTAALGAPDVLVCNVMVGTEAVAARAGAAGSFIDTPEGIASVRDAVASQLDATLACCHAVVPAMRRQGGGSIVLIGASATHNPYPVPVEITAAKSAQDAVGRALARELAPDNIRVNTVAPGFVPTDANAGPHQASLIAHVAAGTPLPEPIRAEDVADAVVVLASDLSRKVTGTFLPLDGGRTLI from the coding sequence ATGTCGTCGGCGTTACTGGACGGTCGGGTGGCTCTGGTCACGGGTGCGAGCCGGGGGATCGGTGCCGCCGTGGCCCGGGCGCTGGGGGCGCACGGGGCGGCGGTGGCCGTGAACTACCTGCGCAGTGCCGACGCCGCCGCGGGCGTGGTCGCCGACATCGAGAAGTCCGGCGGCCGGGCCGTGGCGGTGGCGGGAGACATGAGCGACCTGGAACAGGTACGGGCCGTGGTGGCGGCGAGCACGGCGGCGCTGGGCGCGCCGGACGTGCTGGTCTGCAACGTCATGGTCGGCACCGAGGCCGTCGCCGCCAGGGCGGGTGCGGCCGGGAGCTTCATCGACACCCCGGAGGGCATCGCCTCGGTCCGGGACGCGGTCGCCTCCCAACTGGACGCCACGCTCGCCTGCTGCCACGCCGTCGTCCCCGCGATGCGGCGCCAAGGCGGCGGCTCGATCGTCCTGATCGGCGCCTCCGCCACGCACAACCCCTATCCCGTCCCCGTCGAGATCACGGCGGCCAAGAGCGCCCAGGACGCGGTCGGTCGGGCGCTGGCACGGGAGTTGGCCCCCGACAACATCCGCGTGAACACGGTCGCCCCCGGCTTCGTCCCCACCGACGCCAACGCGGGCCCGCACCAGGCGTCCTTGATCGCCCATGTCGCCGCCGGCACACCGCTGCCCGAGCCGATCCGGGCGGAGGATGTGGCCGATGCGGTCGTGGTGCTGGCCAGCGACCTGTCGAGGAAGGTCACGGGCACGTTCCTGCCACTGGACGGCGGCCGCACGCTCATCTGA
- a CDS encoding cytochrome P450 — protein sequence MAEPQIHFWAPPDLPGLAFDPLLARLLHEEPVARVKLPNGEGHAWLATRYDDVRFVSVDPRFSRQAVMGRQVTRLAPHFIPMDGAVGFADPPDHTRMRRVVASAFTARSMRRLHEHAQRVVDRLLDRMEGRGGPLDLMAHLNRPFPLAMVCALMGVPDEDQSRMAHWSDTIISAARGREASERAKAEMAEYFRDLIERRRAEPEEDLAGVLAGALENEVLDQDEAVGLAVLIQIGGAHAVRNNSANMVYALLTRPGHLARLRAEPELVPQAVEELLRYIPHRNAVGLSRIALEDVEVGGVLIPAGDPVYVSYLTANRDPQVFADPEQLDFDRTHNPHVAFGHGPHYCPGATLARMESEILLRSLWDRFPGLRLAVPEDELVWERGALIRGPRELPVQW from the coding sequence ATGGCCGAACCGCAGATCCACTTCTGGGCGCCGCCGGACCTGCCCGGCCTCGCCTTCGACCCGCTGCTCGCGCGGCTGCTGCACGAGGAGCCGGTCGCCCGGGTGAAGCTGCCCAACGGCGAGGGCCACGCCTGGCTGGCGACCCGCTACGACGACGTGCGGTTCGTCTCCGTGGACCCCCGCTTCAGCCGTCAGGCCGTGATGGGACGCCAGGTCACCAGGCTGGCCCCGCACTTCATCCCGATGGACGGGGCCGTCGGGTTCGCCGACCCGCCGGACCACACCCGGATGCGGCGCGTGGTCGCCAGCGCCTTCACCGCCCGGTCGATGCGCCGGCTCCACGAACACGCCCAGCGGGTGGTGGACCGCCTCCTCGACCGGATGGAGGGCCGGGGCGGGCCGCTCGACCTCATGGCCCACCTCAACCGGCCCTTCCCGCTCGCCATGGTGTGCGCGCTGATGGGGGTGCCGGACGAGGACCAGTCCAGGATGGCGCACTGGTCGGACACCATCATCTCCGCCGCGCGCGGCCGCGAGGCCAGCGAGCGGGCCAAGGCGGAGATGGCCGAATATTTCCGCGATCTCATCGAGCGGCGCAGGGCGGAGCCCGAGGAGGATCTGGCGGGTGTGCTGGCGGGCGCCCTGGAGAACGAGGTGCTCGACCAGGACGAGGCCGTCGGGCTCGCCGTGCTGATCCAGATCGGCGGCGCACACGCCGTGCGCAACAACAGCGCGAACATGGTGTACGCACTGCTCACCCGACCCGGGCACCTGGCCCGGCTGCGCGCCGAGCCGGAGCTCGTCCCGCAGGCCGTGGAGGAGTTGCTGCGCTACATCCCGCACCGCAACGCCGTGGGCCTGTCGCGGATCGCCCTGGAGGACGTCGAGGTGGGCGGGGTGCTGATCCCGGCGGGCGACCCCGTCTACGTCTCGTATCTGACGGCCAACCGCGACCCGCAGGTCTTCGCCGACCCGGAGCAGCTCGACTTCGACCGGACCCACAACCCGCACGTCGCCTTCGGACACGGCCCGCACTACTGCCCCGGCGCCACGCTGGCCCGGATGGAGTCCGAGATCCTGCTGCGCTCGCTGTGGGACCGCTTCCCCGGCCTGCGGCTCGCCGTGCCGGAGGACGAGCTGGTGTGGGAGCGCGGGGCGCTGATCCGCGGGCCCAGGGAACTGCCGGTGCAGTGGTGA
- a CDS encoding trypsin-like serine protease, with amino-acid sequence MMSKKTSRAVVGAVVAAAGLVAAGAVPASAVHGGKTVSGSPSFAVVLENPDGSQWCGGTLIAPDKVLTAGHCLMNAADPKSLLVVGGRSDLSSTGGQVRHIAKFKVAPDFNWNLDHDAAVITLDKPLPYKPLPLAKKTDTALYRNGRTATVYGWGMTGPGVLGGKLKQATLTLAPQDSCAPFTDPGDTRDLRVCGLPRTGTTDSICSGDSGGPLVADGKLIGIVSTGNKYCDTQYPLSVFTKVSAVAPELGL; translated from the coding sequence ATGATGTCGAAGAAGACGAGCCGGGCCGTTGTGGGTGCGGTCGTGGCCGCCGCCGGGCTGGTGGCGGCGGGCGCCGTTCCGGCCTCCGCCGTGCACGGAGGGAAGACCGTGAGCGGTTCGCCGTCGTTCGCGGTGGTGCTGGAGAACCCCGACGGGTCGCAGTGGTGCGGTGGCACGCTGATCGCCCCGGACAAGGTCCTGACCGCGGGGCACTGTCTGATGAACGCGGCGGACCCCAAGTCGCTGCTCGTGGTCGGTGGCCGGTCCGACCTGTCCTCCACGGGCGGACAGGTGCGCCATATCGCCAAGTTCAAGGTCGCCCCCGATTTCAACTGGAACCTGGATCACGACGCGGCCGTCATCACCCTGGACAAGCCCCTCCCGTACAAGCCGCTGCCGCTCGCGAAGAAGACGGACACCGCGCTGTACCGCAACGGCCGTACGGCCACCGTGTACGGGTGGGGCATGACCGGCCCCGGTGTCCTCGGCGGCAAGCTCAAGCAGGCCACGCTCACGCTCGCCCCGCAGGACTCCTGCGCCCCGTTCACCGACCCCGGCGACACGCGCGACCTCCGGGTCTGCGGACTGCCGCGCACCGGCACCACCGACAGCATCTGCTCCGGGGACTCGGGCGGCCCGCTGGTCGCGGACGGCAAGCTGATCGGCATCGTCTCGACCGGCAACAAGTACTGCGACACCCAGTACCCGCTCTCCGTGTTCACCAAGGTCAGCGCGGTGGCCCCGGAGCTCGGGCTGTAG
- a CDS encoding tetratricopeptide repeat protein yields the protein MASAPALRGAALTTLVPLVLGGAVLLAGGTHAWPAWAAVVAVSVISGALALRRTAPPKLPATPARPARPAPDESGSAMYAMQRPVRGVLTNGLPDNVPYTLKVTTRSHLAVIGPPGSGTGSEAVHIPLTGHNLVFSLTADGPCDVTLVRLEARATQHASIVADGISMAHRRVPDMVYSPDLLESIQRSVDAFEPLKRPDFEVRLDDGPATVRPVGEDAPSLPLTVPGGESATLVLAPVTESGAWVHWRLEAEIACDGRTHTPSWDLTVTATTGMSAYHPGGGRTSTPAHELFPDHWDPSAPDGEPGQDPSKQRFEVAAHIAADGAGVMRGPARPAPDLEPRESLRQREAGDRHRAAGRVREAADAYRAAAEAGSGQAAFALGQLLHEQGDLAGAEHWYGVAAERRVAVSFNNLGMVALQRGEAAEAERWYRRAMDEGDWTAADGLGALLAGRGDTAQAETLWRLAADNGQPNAAQNLAVLLNRQGRTAEAEELWARAAREGNTEAAVHLGFLRHEAGDLKEAERWWRESAERGNSRGAYYFGVLLARADRTDEAEHWWRLAAGRLGDPEDFTGSRISEEGFSYTLGTAADSGEALSAYQLACLLDEKGDRAGAERWWTAAARAGHIEAVLRIAQVAMNDHDDLDGCLHWLRLAVEDERTPVERLRTAADALHRLAGGLYDRTRPDNPDALAACALAVDAYERLHGQDAAAYAQPYGLVLADSARLHREAGEAVAADAADRRLRALGLPPR from the coding sequence ATGGCGTCGGCACCCGCGCTGCGCGGCGCGGCCCTCACCACCCTTGTCCCGCTCGTCCTGGGCGGCGCGGTCCTGCTCGCGGGCGGAACCCACGCCTGGCCCGCGTGGGCGGCCGTCGTCGCGGTGTCCGTCATCTCGGGAGCTCTGGCCCTGCGGCGGACCGCGCCACCGAAGCTCCCGGCCACGCCCGCCCGGCCCGCCCGGCCCGCCCCCGACGAGAGCGGCTCGGCGATGTACGCGATGCAGCGGCCCGTCCGAGGAGTGCTCACTAACGGGCTTCCCGACAACGTGCCGTACACCCTCAAGGTGACGACGCGCAGCCACCTCGCGGTGATCGGACCGCCCGGTTCGGGGACCGGCTCCGAGGCGGTGCACATCCCGCTCACCGGCCACAACCTGGTGTTCTCGCTGACCGCCGACGGGCCGTGCGACGTCACTCTGGTACGCCTGGAGGCCCGGGCCACCCAGCACGCCTCGATCGTCGCGGACGGCATCAGCATGGCCCACCGCCGGGTGCCGGACATGGTGTACAGCCCCGACCTGCTGGAGTCGATCCAGCGCTCGGTGGACGCGTTCGAGCCGCTGAAGCGGCCGGACTTCGAGGTCCGGCTCGACGACGGGCCGGCAACCGTGCGCCCTGTCGGCGAGGACGCGCCGTCGCTCCCGCTGACCGTCCCCGGGGGCGAGAGCGCCACCCTGGTCCTGGCCCCCGTCACCGAGTCCGGCGCCTGGGTGCACTGGCGGCTGGAGGCCGAGATCGCGTGCGACGGCCGTACGCACACCCCGAGCTGGGACCTGACCGTCACCGCCACGACCGGTATGTCGGCCTACCATCCGGGCGGCGGCCGAACCAGCACGCCCGCGCACGAACTCTTCCCGGACCACTGGGACCCGTCCGCCCCGGACGGCGAGCCCGGACAGGACCCCTCGAAGCAGCGCTTCGAGGTCGCCGCCCATATCGCGGCCGACGGCGCCGGCGTCATGCGCGGCCCCGCGCGGCCCGCCCCGGATCTGGAGCCCCGCGAAAGCCTGCGCCAACGCGAGGCGGGCGACCGGCACCGGGCGGCAGGCCGGGTGCGCGAGGCGGCGGACGCCTACCGGGCCGCGGCCGAGGCGGGCAGCGGCCAGGCCGCCTTCGCATTGGGCCAGCTGCTGCACGAGCAGGGCGACCTCGCGGGCGCGGAGCACTGGTACGGGGTCGCGGCCGAGCGCCGCGTCGCGGTGTCCTTCAACAACCTGGGCATGGTGGCGCTCCAGCGCGGCGAGGCGGCCGAGGCCGAGCGGTGGTACCGGCGGGCCATGGACGAGGGCGACTGGACAGCGGCCGACGGACTCGGCGCGCTCCTCGCCGGACGGGGTGACACCGCCCAGGCCGAGACGCTGTGGAGACTCGCCGCCGACAACGGGCAGCCCAACGCGGCACAGAACCTCGCGGTCCTGCTCAACCGGCAGGGGCGCACCGCCGAGGCGGAGGAGCTGTGGGCCCGCGCGGCCCGGGAGGGCAACACCGAGGCCGCGGTCCACCTCGGCTTCCTGCGGCACGAGGCCGGGGACCTCAAGGAGGCCGAGCGCTGGTGGCGCGAGTCCGCCGAGCGGGGCAACAGCCGGGGCGCCTACTACTTCGGCGTGCTCCTGGCCCGGGCCGACCGCACCGACGAGGCCGAGCACTGGTGGCGGCTGGCCGCCGGGCGGCTCGGCGACCCGGAGGATTTCACCGGCTCCCGGATCAGCGAGGAGGGGTTCAGCTACACGCTCGGCACCGCCGCCGACTCGGGCGAGGCGCTCTCCGCGTACCAACTGGCCTGCCTCCTGGACGAGAAGGGCGACCGGGCGGGGGCCGAGCGCTGGTGGACCGCCGCCGCCCGGGCCGGTCACATCGAGGCGGTGCTGCGGATCGCGCAGGTGGCCATGAACGACCACGACGACCTCGACGGCTGTCTGCACTGGCTGCGGCTCGCCGTCGAGGACGAGCGGACCCCGGTGGAGCGGCTGCGCACGGCGGCGGACGCGCTGCACCGCCTCGCGGGCGGGCTGTACGACCGGACGCGCCCCGACAACCCGGACGCGCTCGCGGCCTGCGCGCTGGCGGTCGACGCCTACGAGCGGCTGCACGGCCAGGACGCGGCGGCCTACGCGCAGCCGTACGGCCTGGTGCTGGCGGACTCCGCCCGTCTCCACCGGGAGGCGGGAGAGGCCGTGGCGGCCGACGCGGCCGACCGGCGGCTGAGGGCGCTCGGGCTGCCGCCCCGCTGA
- a CDS encoding MerR family transcriptional regulator has product MSYSVGQVSGFAGITVRTLHHYDTAGLLTPSERSPAGYRLYSDTDLARLQQILFYRELGFSLDEIGTILEDPEANALDQLRARHRRLSEQIGKLQRMMEVAERAMAVQETGVRLTPQERFEVFGEVAFDLSYATEAQLRWQDSEGYRQSMASAAAHTKDDWARIMAEAAAWREDLLKAFDGREPADGETVMDLAEEHRAHIGRWFTPCPPETHRRIGDDFAGDPRAFALVVPPSQQRPGLAAYLRTAIEANAARHAGSAGSTEATEGQS; this is encoded by the coding sequence ATGAGTTACTCCGTCGGCCAGGTCTCGGGGTTCGCCGGGATCACCGTGCGCACCCTGCACCACTACGACACGGCGGGGCTGCTCACCCCCAGTGAGCGCAGCCCCGCGGGCTACCGGCTCTACAGCGACACCGACCTCGCACGGCTCCAGCAGATCCTCTTCTACCGGGAGCTCGGGTTCTCCCTCGACGAGATCGGCACGATCCTGGAGGACCCGGAGGCCAACGCCCTGGACCAACTGCGCGCCCGGCACCGGCGGCTGAGCGAGCAGATCGGCAAGCTCCAGCGGATGATGGAGGTTGCCGAGCGGGCCATGGCCGTGCAGGAAACGGGCGTCCGGCTCACTCCGCAGGAGCGGTTCGAGGTCTTCGGGGAGGTCGCGTTCGACCTCAGTTACGCCACCGAGGCGCAGCTCAGGTGGCAGGACAGCGAGGGCTACCGCCAGTCCATGGCCAGCGCTGCCGCGCACACCAAGGACGACTGGGCCCGCATCATGGCCGAGGCCGCCGCCTGGCGCGAGGACCTGCTGAAGGCCTTCGACGGCCGCGAGCCTGCCGACGGTGAGACGGTCATGGACCTGGCCGAGGAGCACCGCGCCCACATCGGCCGCTGGTTCACGCCCTGCCCGCCCGAGACGCACCGCCGCATCGGCGACGACTTCGCCGGTGACCCGCGCGCCTTCGCGCTGGTCGTGCCCCCGTCGCAGCAACGGCCCGGCCTGGCCGCCTACTTGCGTACCGCGATCGAGGCCAATGCGGCACGTCATGCCGGTAGTGCCGGTAGTACCGAAGCCACCGAAGGGCAGTCATGA
- a CDS encoding signal peptidase I, whose translation MNDDVDALPADEVYVGNAGKDAALDRGWLLGHFKDAGDPRHSDAVEIKWGVHPRGDERARWVTGEERTALLVLISGRFRVELPGRTVTLAEQGDYVVWGKGVDHSWHAEEESVVLTVRWPSVPGYRVP comes from the coding sequence ATGAACGACGACGTGGACGCCCTTCCCGCCGACGAGGTGTACGTGGGCAACGCGGGCAAGGACGCCGCGCTCGACCGGGGTTGGCTGCTCGGGCACTTCAAGGACGCCGGGGATCCACGGCACAGCGACGCCGTCGAGATCAAGTGGGGCGTCCACCCCCGTGGCGACGAGCGGGCGCGGTGGGTGACCGGCGAGGAGCGCACGGCGCTGCTCGTCCTGATCAGCGGCCGCTTCCGGGTGGAACTTCCGGGCCGCACCGTGACGTTGGCGGAGCAGGGCGACTACGTCGTGTGGGGCAAAGGGGTGGACCACTCCTGGCACGCGGAGGAGGAGTCCGTCGTCCTGACCGTCCGCTGGCCCTCGGTTCCGGGCTACCGGGTGCCCTGA
- a CDS encoding cytochrome P450, which produces MSEDVRVDELRRRTSGEATEHFWPVEHLEALEFDPLLHRLLREEPVALVRMRFGDGHAWLVTRYQDIKEVTSDSRFSRALTVDRPVTSMTPHVVAPAGGIGRTDPPDHTRLRRLLAQTFNRKRVAVLKVEAEAIAERLVGEMLAQGPPADLTECVTGPMPEQVIGKLLGVPESDLGRLQAWRGVILSSDHSLEESNAVKAEIAGYFRTLADHRLDHPGDDLFSELSLAQAEGALSRPELISLAVMIVLNALDQVRNQCSTMVYTLLTHPEQLARLRADPELLPTAIEELLRFIPQRNGVGLPRIATEDVEVGDVLIRAGEAVYVSYLAANRDPEVFTDPDRFELTRDESPNLSFGHGAHYCLGAAVTRMESEVILSTLLRMAPELRLAIEPEQVRWRRGSINRGPETLPLAW; this is translated from the coding sequence ATGAGCGAGGACGTACGTGTCGACGAGCTGCGCCGCCGCACCTCCGGCGAGGCCACCGAGCACTTCTGGCCGGTGGAGCACCTGGAGGCGCTGGAGTTCGACCCGCTGCTGCACCGGCTGCTGCGCGAGGAGCCGGTCGCGCTGGTGCGGATGCGGTTCGGGGACGGGCACGCCTGGCTGGTGACCCGGTACCAGGACATCAAGGAGGTCACCTCGGACTCGCGGTTCAGCCGGGCGCTGACCGTCGACCGGCCGGTGACCAGCATGACCCCGCACGTCGTGGCCCCCGCCGGAGGCATCGGCCGCACCGACCCGCCCGACCACACGCGGCTTCGGCGGCTCCTCGCGCAGACCTTCAACCGCAAGCGGGTCGCGGTGCTCAAGGTGGAGGCGGAGGCGATCGCGGAGCGGCTGGTCGGGGAGATGCTGGCGCAGGGCCCGCCCGCCGACCTCACCGAGTGCGTGACCGGCCCGATGCCGGAGCAGGTGATCGGGAAGCTGCTCGGGGTGCCGGAGTCCGACCTCGGCCGACTCCAGGCCTGGCGGGGCGTCATCCTCTCCAGCGACCACTCCCTGGAGGAGAGCAACGCGGTCAAGGCCGAGATCGCCGGGTACTTCAGGACGCTCGCGGACCATCGCCTCGACCACCCGGGCGACGACCTGTTCAGCGAGCTGTCCCTGGCGCAGGCCGAGGGCGCGCTCAGCCGTCCCGAGCTGATCTCGCTGGCCGTGATGATCGTCCTCAACGCCCTCGACCAGGTCCGCAACCAGTGCTCCACGATGGTGTACACGCTGCTCACGCACCCCGAGCAGCTGGCGCGGCTGCGGGCGGACCCGGAGCTGCTGCCCACCGCCATCGAGGAGTTGCTGCGGTTCATCCCGCAGCGCAACGGCGTGGGGCTGCCCCGGATCGCCACCGAGGACGTCGAGGTGGGCGATGTGCTCATCCGTGCCGGGGAGGCCGTGTACGTCTCCTATCTGGCCGCCAACCGCGACCCGGAGGTCTTCACCGACCCGGACCGCTTCGAGTTGACCCGCGACGAGTCCCCCAACCTCTCCTTCGGGCACGGCGCGCACTACTGCCTCGGGGCGGCGGTGACCCGGATGGAGTCGGAGGTGATCCTGTCCACGCTGCTGCGCATGGCCCCGGAGCTGCGGCTGGCGATCGAGCCGGAGCAGGTGCGGTGGCGCCGGGGCTCGATCAACCGGGGCCCGGAGACGCTGCCGCTTGCCTGGTGA
- a CDS encoding peptidylprolyl isomerase, giving the protein MTTKVYFDITINDEPAGRINFNLFDDVVPKTAENFRALATGEKGFGFAGSSFHRVIPEFMLQGGDFTRGDGTGGKSIYGEKFADENFKLKHDRPGLLSMANAGPNSNGSQFFVTTIVTGWLDGKHVVFGEVADEDSMKLVKKIEGLGSQSGKTKAKITIASSGQL; this is encoded by the coding sequence ATGACGACCAAGGTCTACTTCGACATCACCATCAACGACGAGCCCGCCGGGCGGATCAACTTCAACCTGTTCGACGACGTGGTTCCCAAGACGGCGGAGAACTTCCGCGCGCTCGCCACGGGCGAGAAGGGCTTCGGCTTCGCCGGCTCCTCCTTCCACCGTGTGATCCCCGAGTTCATGCTCCAGGGCGGCGACTTCACCCGGGGCGACGGCACCGGCGGCAAGAGCATCTACGGCGAGAAGTTCGCCGACGAGAACTTCAAGCTCAAGCACGACCGGCCGGGCCTGCTGTCCATGGCCAACGCCGGCCCGAACAGCAACGGCTCGCAGTTCTTCGTCACCACCATCGTGACCGGCTGGCTGGACGGCAAGCACGTCGTCTTCGGCGAGGTCGCGGACGAGGACAGCATGAAGCTCGTGAAGAAGATCGAGGGCCTCGGCTCGCAGAGCGGCAAGACCAAGGCGAAGATCACCATCGCCTCGTCCGGCCAGCTCTGA
- a CDS encoding cupin domain-containing protein, with protein sequence MDDVDPYTRPTDGLVIPPGGGRTVRTAAQQVTFKVTGAHSTVASTFEVVVPPGFDVGAHAHSRSEELFYLLEGELDVMAFEPKVRTLDDWREWESPSGRRHLRATAGTMILVPPGCPHAFANPTGRPARMLFQAAPPPDHERYFEELLELLNSGGGIDPAAVQELRVRYDIEQLTPLRHSPPVQAPTADAAAPTANARVTS encoded by the coding sequence GTGGACGACGTCGACCCGTACACCCGCCCGACCGACGGCCTGGTGATCCCGCCCGGCGGCGGCCGGACCGTCAGGACCGCCGCCCAGCAGGTGACCTTCAAGGTCACCGGCGCGCACTCGACCGTCGCCTCCACCTTCGAGGTGGTGGTGCCGCCCGGCTTCGACGTCGGCGCGCACGCCCACAGCCGCAGCGAGGAGCTGTTCTACCTGCTGGAGGGCGAGCTGGACGTGATGGCCTTCGAGCCGAAGGTCCGTACCCTCGACGACTGGCGGGAGTGGGAGTCGCCCTCCGGCCGGCGCCACCTCCGGGCGACGGCGGGGACGATGATCCTGGTGCCGCCCGGCTGCCCGCACGCCTTCGCCAACCCGACCGGCCGCCCTGCCAGGATGCTGTTCCAGGCCGCCCCTCCCCCGGACCACGAGCGGTACTTCGAGGAGCTGCTCGAACTGCTCAACAGCGGGGGCGGGATCGACCCGGCGGCGGTGCAGGAGCTGCGTGTGCGGTACGACATCGAGCAGCTCACCCCGCTGCGGCACTCGCCTCCCGTACAGGCCCCGACGGCGGACGCAGCGGCTCCGACGGCGAATGCGCGGGTCACGTCATGA
- a CDS encoding maleylpyruvate isomerase N-terminal domain-containing protein translates to MTSLRHDFLALAGSVPDLLRDPAVAAAWPGPSALAEFSVGGLAGHLAYQVLSIPPALAAPVPPEPTVPLLGHYERVEWIGAGLDDEINVRIRQGGESTAADGPEALADRVDAAVTELADTLASAENRPVRIPLWGPWSLLLDDFLTTRMMEIAVHGDDLAVSAGIAPPRLAPSAVETVVDLLSRLAVRRHGQAAVLRALSRAERAPRTIAAF, encoded by the coding sequence ATGACCTCTCTCCGGCACGACTTCCTCGCCCTGGCGGGCTCGGTCCCGGACCTGCTGCGCGACCCGGCGGTCGCCGCCGCGTGGCCGGGGCCGAGCGCGCTCGCGGAATTCAGCGTGGGCGGTCTGGCGGGCCATCTCGCCTACCAGGTCCTGTCGATCCCGCCCGCGCTGGCCGCACCCGTACCGCCCGAACCCACGGTCCCGCTGCTCGGGCACTACGAGCGGGTGGAGTGGATCGGGGCGGGACTCGACGACGAGATCAACGTACGGATCCGGCAGGGCGGCGAGAGCACGGCCGCCGACGGGCCCGAGGCGCTCGCGGACCGGGTGGACGCGGCCGTCACCGAACTCGCGGACACGCTGGCCTCGGCGGAGAACCGGCCGGTCCGCATCCCGCTCTGGGGCCCGTGGTCACTGCTGCTCGACGACTTCCTGACCACTCGGATGATGGAAATCGCGGTGCACGGCGACGACTTGGCGGTGAGCGCGGGCATCGCCCCGCCGCGGCTCGCGCCGAGCGCCGTCGAGACCGTCGTCGATCTGCTCTCGCGCCTGGCCGTGCGGCGCCACGGCCAGGCGGCGGTCCTACGGGCGCTGAGCCGTGCGGAGCGGGCGCCCCGCACGATCGCCGCGTTCTGA
- a CDS encoding glycosyltransferase, producing MKILITAAGSYGDIAPYTGLGARLRLEGHEVALAAPDPFATLVKDAGLEFRPLPADPRTQAAPGAGKRALMRAASVSVGEMAGGLVDVVAQDTDLMLLSTTTAPLGWHIGEATGIPRLGVYLQPTHPTREFAPVVGGARSLGPWGNRAAGRFSLRMVDRIFAGAVADLRARLGLPPATPGEARGRQEAAAWPVLHGYSPAVVPQPGDWRKGLETVGNWWPHLDPESQLPSLLEDFLQAGPPPVFIGFGSMAAGEGERLGAIAVEALRRAGLRGILQTGRAGLCACGDDVLTIGEVPHALLFPQVAAVVHHAGAGTTAAGLRAGKPAVPVPVTADQPFWAARLAALGAAPHPVPFRRLTAARLADALDRAVRDPAHTRAAAALSRRMATEDGAGAVARAVARVAG from the coding sequence ATGAAGATTCTGATCACCGCGGCGGGGTCGTACGGTGACATCGCCCCGTACACCGGCCTCGGCGCCCGGCTCCGGCTCGAAGGGCACGAAGTGGCCCTCGCCGCGCCCGACCCCTTCGCCACGCTGGTGAAGGACGCCGGACTGGAGTTCCGGCCGCTGCCCGCAGACCCCCGGACGCAGGCCGCGCCCGGCGCCGGCAAGCGGGCCCTGATGCGGGCGGCGAGCGTGTCCGTCGGGGAGATGGCGGGCGGCCTGGTGGACGTGGTGGCCCAGGACACCGACCTGATGCTGCTCTCCACGACCACGGCCCCGCTGGGCTGGCACATCGGCGAGGCGACGGGGATACCCCGCCTCGGCGTGTATCTCCAACCGACACACCCCACCCGGGAGTTCGCGCCGGTGGTCGGGGGTGCGAGGTCGCTCGGGCCGTGGGGCAACCGCGCGGCGGGGCGGTTCTCCCTGCGGATGGTCGACCGGATCTTCGCGGGCGCGGTCGCGGACCTGCGGGCGCGCCTCGGCCTTCCGCCCGCCACGCCCGGCGAAGCCCGCGGCAGGCAGGAGGCCGCGGCCTGGCCCGTACTGCACGGCTACAGCCCCGCCGTGGTGCCGCAGCCCGGGGACTGGCGCAAGGGCCTGGAAACGGTGGGCAACTGGTGGCCGCACCTCGATCCGGAGTCCCAACTTCCGTCACTGCTTGAGGACTTCCTCCAAGCGGGACCGCCGCCCGTCTTCATCGGCTTCGGCAGCATGGCGGCGGGCGAGGGGGAGCGCCTGGGTGCCATCGCCGTGGAGGCCCTGCGCCGCGCGGGACTCCGTGGCATCCTCCAGACCGGCCGGGCCGGCCTCTGTGCCTGCGGCGACGACGTGCTCACCATCGGCGAAGTGCCGCACGCCCTGCTCTTCCCGCAGGTCGCGGCCGTGGTGCACCACGCGGGAGCGGGCACCACGGCGGCGGGGCTGCGCGCGGGCAAGCCCGCGGTGCCGGTGCCGGTGACCGCCGACCAGCCGTTCTGGGCCGCCCGGCTGGCCGCGCTCGGTGCGGCCCCGCACCCGGTCCCGTTCAGGCGACTGACCGCCGCGCGCCTCGCGGACGCCCTGGACCGAGCCGTACGCGACCCGGCCCACACCCGCGCCGCCGCCGCGCTCTCGCGTCGCATGGCGACGGAGGACGGGGCGGGGGCGGTGGCTCGGGCGGTCGCGCGCGTGGCGGGGTGA